The Streptomyces sp. 11x1 genomic sequence GCCATGTTCACGTACCGGTACAGCTACAAGCCCGCAGTGTGGGAGCGGCACCTGCTCCGGGCTGGTTTCACCGCCGCTGAGGCGACGGTGGTGGATGCCCCGAAAGCCGGACACATCGGCACGCTCGTCGTCCAGGCCCGCGCCTGACAGTCGCGTCACGGCCCCGGCCGGGATCCTCCGTAGCCGACCGGGGCCACTTCATGGCCCACGGAATGCCCCTGGCCGGTGGCTGCGGGTGACGTTGGGGCGTCAGGTCTCCCGATGCCCGCTCAGAACAGTGCCAGGCCCTCGCCGCTGGTGTCCGCGATGACTGGCCGGGGCTGGGCGGGGAGGCCGTCCACGCGGTCAGGACCGGCCTCGGCGGCCACGGCAGGGGCCGTCTCGGCCAACCAGACGCGAAACCGCTCGACGGCTTCTCGGTAGGGGACTCGCGCCAGGACACGGTGCTCGCCGGAGGGGCAGCAGTCGACGGTGACAGTGAGCAGGCAGGAACGGGGCGCGTTCTGACTGCCCGTCCAGGACACGCGCAGGACACCGCAGGGCGTGCGCCCGCGGGGGGCTCGGTGGGTCGGGCGCAGCGATCGGCAGGCTATGTGGGCGGTCCATGCGGCGAGGTGCGGCAGGGGCAGGGTGGTGCGGGCGCGGCAGCCGGGGCAGCGGTGCCAGTGGCGGAGCCAGTCGTCGGCGTCGGTGTGGAAGAGGCGTGTGTAGCGGTTCGCCACGCGGATGTCGTTGCTGTACAGGTGGTCGGGACGTTCGAGTGTGTTGCAGGACTGGCAGACGGGGGCGCGGACGTAGCCGTGTTCGTGGCAGTGGTCGAGGACTGCGGCGGGCGCGGTGCCGCAGACGGCGCACGCCCACCCGGCCACCTTGCGGGAGGTACCCGGCTTCTTGCTGAGCACCGAGTACAGCTGGCCTTCCAGCTCCGCGTTGTACGGGCGCGGTGCGGCGGTGGGACCCTCGGGGCTCGTCGTCCGCCGTCCGTCGACGTCATGCCGACCGTCGGCGTCTCGGGCCCGCCGGGGGTGGGAGGGCGGCTCGGTGGCGGCTGTGCCTGCCCGGCGGGTCCGCGCGGCTTGCACCCACCGCGCTTCGGCGTGCTCGGCCGCGTCGAGCAGCCTGACCACGGCGCGCGGCAGCCACCACGTCCGCTGCATCCCGTCGCGGGTCTGCTCCACGAGCATCTGTCGCCAGTCGATCCCCGCCAGATGGTACGGACGACCGACTTCACGTCGTGCCGCCCGCTCGGGGCCGCCCGGCTCCCGCAGTTCACCCGTGATGCGCCGGCGCCAACGCAGCGGCGTCTCCTCGTCGCGCTCCTGCCTCGGCGCCCCACGAAACGGACCGACGCGGACCAGGTCCTGCCGGTCCATCCCCACCGCGTTCAGTTCCGCGGCCGCCCGGCGCACCTCCCCCTCCGGGACACTCCACTGACCGTCGCTCGCCCTCACCGTCGCCACCACATGGCCGCCGAGCAGGACGTACCCCACCCGGGCATGGGCAGGAGAGCGGGTGAATGCCCCAGAAGCCGTCGGCACCGCACTGTCGGCCGTCAGATGGACCCACAGAGCGTCCGCGGCACCCAGGGTGATCAGGCCGTCCGTGCGACCGGGCATGACACGCTCCGACATGCCCACAGGCTAACGGCGCAGACGCGGCAACGGGCTTCCAAGCGCCGACCGCTGGGGCACGGAGCCTCGCCCGCCCTCCGGCAAGACCGTCTGGGCGGAGTTCGGCCGGCGCGGCGAGGAGCCAAAGGCAGTTTCCGGTCAATCCGGCAGCCAATGCCGCTGAGGACGGCCAAACGCTTTGAGTGACGGCATCCGGTCGACCTACGCTCCGTCAACGGATCACGGCGTCCCCGGCCGCGCCACTACTCAACAGGAGTGTGTCCCTTGCCTTTCCCGACCGGTGACATGGTCGCCGCCTTCGGCAGACACCTGCACTTCAAGAGCCTGGAACAGGCCCTGTGCGACCGTCATCCCGGGCTGGCCGACCGGGTGCACTTCGACGACGCGAACCGCCTGATGCATCTGAAGGTCACGTTGTCCGGCAAAGGCTCGGTTGTGCTGGCGCAAGTGCGTATGGGCTACACGATCGTCTGGGCGGTGATGGATCCGGTACTGAACAGTGAGCCGTCCGTCTGGCCGCTGGACACGCCCGACGAGGTACTCGTCGACGCCTTGCACGCCGTGGCGTCGGCACACCTCACGGACGTACCGGTTCCCTCGCCGTGGCGCTGGAACGAGAGCGAGCCGTCCGACATGACCGAGCTGGCCGACCTCCTGGACGCCCGGGGCGTGCGAGTGCGGCGCGTGGCCGCGGGGAACGGCTATTTCCCGTACGGCCCCCGCCACTCGCCGAAAGTCGACATCGTGGGCGGACGCGACGGCAGTTTCGTCGAGGCCGAGTTCCCCGACGCGTTCGTCCGCGTCTCACTCAAGCCCGCCCTCGGCTGGCTGGTGGATGTGTACCTCGCGGAATGCGGGGCTTGGGGCCGTGTCGATCTGGCATGGAACCTGTGGCGCAGCACGCGGCCCACGCCAGGGGTACCCCGCGCGGACGCGTCGGTGGCGGACATCGCCGACGTCCTCGGCAGAGGCCTGAATGCCTGGGACGTGGAGGTGGCGTGCGAGCCGGCCGGTGGCGGGGAACCGGATCCAGCCGGGTACCGGTCCGAGTGGCAGGAGTCCCTCTTTGCAGATGAAGCCGCTCCACCCGAGTGGCTGGGGGACGCAGGCGTCGATATCGGTCAGCTCGATGAGGAAGCCGAGCCGAGGACCTCGCGGCGCTCGCCCAGCCCCCGGCACATCACCGACACGGTTCTCGAGCAGCTGACGGCATTCGGCTTCGGGGACCTCGAAGAGGGGGACGCCGAACAGCCCATCCGTTCCGACGCGTTCCACATCGAGTGGCACAACCGGGCCAAGAACCTGTCCACTTCCGAAATTCAGCGGATGAACGGCCTGGCCGCGGCGGCCGGTGAGGACATACCCAAGCGGCTCATCGTCATCACGACAGCCGGTATCAGTCGCCCGGCGGCGGCCTTCGCCGACACCGCAAAGGCGTTCGTCTTCTTCGTCGAACGCACATCGGACAAGCTCATGGCCCTGAACTCACGCGCTCAGGAAGCACTCTTGCCCCACACGAACCCGGCCGAGCGTGGGCTGGAGCCCTGGTAGCCGTCCTGCCCGCGACCGGTCGCGTCACAGACCGGCCCGCTCCAGCAGGATCTTCAACGCGCCCGACTTGACCTTCTGCACGGACCGCACCTGGCGGAGTTCCAGCTCATCCCGGCCCACCGGGTTGCCGTACAAGGCGTCAGTGGGCCCGGGCAGCAGGATCACATCCACCCGGTAGGAGAACTGCGGATCCTCCGGGGCCGCTTCGTACGGCTCACCAACGACGTCAGCCACCGCGGCGACCTCCGACTCCGGCGAGGTGAAGAAGAACCACAGGCGGTCGCCCGGGTTCATGCGGTTACGTCGGCTGAGCCAGAAGTCGCGCTCGGGATCCCCGTGAGCGAGGCGGCGCACGGTCTCCTTGTCGGAGGGCTCTCCTTCAAGGGTGTCCTTGTTCGGATTGAGGATGTAGATCCAGTCCTGCACGGCCTCTCCCCTCGCCCTGACGCCCACTGCCCGGGTGCCCACCTCAGCCCTGCTGAGCATCGTGCCAGCCACCTGAGTCGTATGCAGGGAGTTGCCCAACCTTGCCGGGCGATGGGAACGCTACCTCGTGCTCCGGCATCATGGCCCCATGACAAACGGGGTTGATGTGCGCACGGCGGCAGCCGAGTTCGACCGGACCTCCGTGGCGGACGCCGAGTCGGCTGCCGAGGACGAACGCAAGCAGGTGCTGGCCCAGTTTCCGTTGGAGGAGTGGGCGGAGCTGCCGCTGGAGCGCTACGCGCTCGGGCAGGCCGCGCCGCCCGGGTCGGGGCCGACGTACTGCCGGCTCATGGAGTTCGGCACTCCTCACCTGGGCAGCATCAAGGGCGGCAGTGCCGCCAAGCACATCATGTACCACCACAACTCCGGCGAATGGCGGACGGCCGCTCCCCTGCGCGGCATGGACCCGCAGGAGGCCTGGGCGGAACTGCGCGGACAGTTCGTCCGGGCCTTCGACGCCGTCGGGGCGGGAGACTTCGACGCCCTGGACGACCTCGAAGTGCTGCGCTACGGACCGGCACTGGTGACGAAGACCCTGGCGACCTACTTCCCCGAGGACTTTCTGCCGATCTACGCGGGGGAACACCTACGCCGGTTCGTCGCCCTGCTGTTGGGCGACACGGACCAGGGCGACGCCTCGGCCTGGCGCATCAATCGCCGCCTGCTCAAACTCGTCCAGGTGCAGCCTGAGTTCAAAGGCTGGACCAGGCATGAAGTGATGCGTTTCCTGTACGAGCACTTCGACCCTCGGCCCCGCCAACGCACCATCTGGAAGATCGCCCCCGGCGAGCGCGGCCGTCTGTGGGAGGAATGCCGGAACGGCAAGTTCATCTGCGTCGGGTGGGACGAGCTCGGCGATCTCGGCCAGTACCAGAGCGACACGGAGCTGAAGCAGGCCCTGGACGCGCACTGGCCACGCAGCAGTGGCGGCAGCCTGACCCTCGCCCGCCGGCTGCTGGCCTTCCGGGACCTGGAGGCGGGAGACCGGGTCGTCGCCAACCGCGGGACCGACGAGGTCCTGGCCACCGGCCGGGTCGACGGGAGCTACCGCTACGACCCGGAACGGCCGGAGTTCCACCACGTCGTCCCGGTGATCTGGGACCTCTCCCACGCGCAGAACCTGCCGAAGCCCCAGCACGGGTGGCGGTCCACCTTCGCCAAGGTCGACCCGTCCCTCTTCGCCAGGTTCACCGCACACAACGCCGACTCCGGCTCCGACTCCGTCCCGGATACGGGCCAGGCGCAGACGGGCATGCCGGTCGCGCTGCCCGAAGACGTGCAGGTCGTACTGGACGCGCTGGAGCGCAAGGGGCAAGTGATCCTGCACGGGCCGCCCGGTACGGGCAAGACCCGGCTCGCGCTCGGTGCCGCCCTCGCCCTGGACGGCCGCGCGGATGTGCTCGGGGCCGACGCCCGTCAACGTGCCGAGGCGCAGGCCGAGATGCTGCACGGCGACCGTGTCAGCATGGTCACCTTCCATCCCTCCTACGGCTACGAGGACTTCGTCGAGGGCTTCAAGCCGGACCTGAGCGCCACCGGCCCGGGGCTCACACTCGCGCTCACAGACGGCCTTTTCCACACCGTGTGCAGCCGGGCCGCCGCCC encodes the following:
- a CDS encoding endonuclease domain-containing protein is translated as MSERVMPGRTDGLITLGAADALWVHLTADSAVPTASGAFTRSPAHARVGYVLLGGHVVATVRASDGQWSVPEGEVRRAAAELNAVGMDRQDLVRVGPFRGAPRQERDEETPLRWRRRITGELREPGGPERAARREVGRPYHLAGIDWRQMLVEQTRDGMQRTWWLPRAVVRLLDAAEHAEARWVQAARTRRAGTAATEPPSHPRRARDADGRHDVDGRRTTSPEGPTAAPRPYNAELEGQLYSVLSKKPGTSRKVAGWACAVCGTAPAAVLDHCHEHGYVRAPVCQSCNTLERPDHLYSNDIRVANRYTRLFHTDADDWLRHWHRCPGCRARTTLPLPHLAAWTAHIACRSLRPTHRAPRGRTPCGVLRVSWTGSQNAPRSCLLTVTVDCCPSGEHRVLARVPYREAVERFRVWLAETAPAVAAEAGPDRVDGLPAQPRPVIADTSGEGLALF
- a CDS encoding AAA family ATPase: MTNGVDVRTAAAEFDRTSVADAESAAEDERKQVLAQFPLEEWAELPLERYALGQAAPPGSGPTYCRLMEFGTPHLGSIKGGSAAKHIMYHHNSGEWRTAAPLRGMDPQEAWAELRGQFVRAFDAVGAGDFDALDDLEVLRYGPALVTKTLATYFPEDFLPIYAGEHLRRFVALLLGDTDQGDASAWRINRRLLKLVQVQPEFKGWTRHEVMRFLYEHFDPRPRQRTIWKIAPGERGRLWEECRNGKFICVGWDELGDLGQYQSDTELKQALDAHWPRSSGGSLTLARRLLAFRDLEAGDRVVANRGTDEVLATGRVDGSYRYDPERPEFHHVVPVIWDLSHAQNLPKPQHGWRSTFAKVDPSLFARFTAHNADSGSDSVPDTGQAQTGMPVALPEDVQVVLDALERKGQVILHGPPGTGKTRLALGAALALDGRADVLGADARQRAEAQAEMLHGDRVSMVTFHPSYGYEDFVEGFKPDLSATGPGLTLALTDGLFHTVCSRAAAHPDQTFLLVVDEINRGDLPRIFGELITLLELDKRNLPVALPVSKRRFSVPPNVGVIGTMNTADRSISHLDAAVRRRFAFLPVGPDPDAISGTVGPLDLAAFFESLNTRIARYLDADHQIGHAYLLRDGEPIATEEDLAAAFHHEVIPLLEDYCVGRADLLHRILGGLVDAETGRPLLMPPQDLADALATEFTSGVSGPDA